In the genome of Dickeya fangzhongdai, one region contains:
- the pepN gene encoding aminopeptidase N: MSQQPQVKYRHDYRAPDYTITDIALDFDLHPEQTRVVAVSQVVLQGEQGAALKLDGEGLKLLSVQVDGQDWQAHRLLEGGLELTGLPEKFTLRIETEISPATNSALEGLYQSGEALCTQCEAEGFRHITYYLDRPDVLARFTTRITADKARYPYLLSNGNRVAQGEQGEGRHWVEWQDPFPKPCYLFALVAGDFDVLRDSFITRSGREVALELFVDRGNLDRADWAMTSLKNAMKWDETRFGLEYDLDIYMIVAVDFFNMGAMENKGLNIFNSKFVLAKAETATDKDYLGIEAVIAHEYFHNWTGNRVTCRDWFQLSLKEGLTVFRDQEFSSDVGSRPANRIDNVRVMRGAQFAEDASPMSHPIRPDQVIEMNNFYTLTVYEKGSEVIRMMHTLLGEEKFQAGMRLYFDRHDGSAATCDDFVQAMEDASSVDLSQFRRWYSQSGTPVVTVRDDYDAATRQYRLHVSQTTPVGADKQPKLPLHIPLDVELYDTEGLVISLRQKGQKLGSVLNVTEAEQTFVFDDVPCQPVPSLLREFSAPVKLNYPWSDEQLTFLMRHASNAFSRWDAAQSLLANYIRLNVARYQQKQPLSLPMHVVDAFRGVLLDDQLDPMLASQILSLPSENEMAELLDVIDPDAIAAVRQSLVQTLAQEMADELLAVYRANKLASYRVDQQDMGKRALRNVCLSYLAFADRSQADALAAAQFTDADNMTDSLAAMAAAVAAQLPSRDTLLAAFDERWHQDGLVMDKWFVLQASSPASDVLNRVRELLNHRSFSLNNPNRLRSLVGSFCAGNPSAFHAVDGSGYQFLTEMLSDLNTRNPQVASRLIEPLIRFKRYDSNRQALMRQALETLKGLENLSGDLFEKITKALGA; encoded by the coding sequence ATGAGTCAACAACCACAAGTCAAATACCGGCACGATTACCGCGCGCCGGACTATACCATTACCGACATCGCGCTGGATTTTGACCTGCACCCGGAACAGACCCGGGTGGTAGCCGTCAGCCAGGTAGTGCTGCAAGGAGAGCAGGGCGCAGCGCTGAAACTGGATGGTGAAGGACTGAAATTACTGAGCGTGCAGGTCGATGGTCAGGACTGGCAGGCGCACCGTTTGCTGGAAGGCGGCCTGGAACTGACCGGGTTGCCGGAGAAATTCACGCTGCGGATTGAAACGGAAATCAGCCCGGCGACCAACAGCGCGCTGGAAGGGTTGTATCAGTCAGGCGAAGCGCTGTGCACCCAATGCGAAGCGGAAGGATTCCGCCACATCACCTATTATCTGGACCGCCCGGATGTATTGGCGCGTTTCACCACCCGTATTACCGCCGATAAGGCGCGCTACCCGTACCTGCTCTCCAACGGTAACCGTGTGGCGCAGGGTGAACAGGGCGAAGGCCGCCACTGGGTGGAATGGCAAGATCCGTTCCCGAAACCCTGCTACCTGTTTGCGCTGGTGGCCGGCGATTTTGATGTGCTGCGCGACAGTTTCATCACCCGTTCCGGTCGAGAAGTGGCGCTGGAGCTGTTCGTGGATCGCGGCAATCTCGACCGCGCCGACTGGGCGATGACCTCGCTGAAGAACGCCATGAAGTGGGATGAAACCCGCTTTGGCCTGGAATACGACCTCGACATTTATATGATCGTGGCGGTGGATTTCTTCAACATGGGGGCGATGGAGAACAAGGGGCTGAACATTTTCAACTCCAAGTTTGTGCTGGCCAAGGCTGAAACCGCCACCGACAAGGATTACCTCGGTATCGAAGCGGTGATCGCCCATGAATATTTCCACAACTGGACCGGTAACCGCGTGACCTGCCGCGACTGGTTCCAACTGAGCCTGAAAGAAGGGCTGACGGTGTTCCGCGACCAGGAGTTCAGCTCCGACGTCGGCTCCCGCCCGGCCAATCGTATCGACAACGTGCGCGTCATGCGCGGCGCACAGTTCGCCGAAGACGCTAGCCCGATGTCCCACCCGATTCGTCCGGATCAGGTTATCGAGATGAATAACTTCTACACCCTGACGGTTTATGAAAAAGGGTCGGAAGTGATTCGTATGATGCACACGCTGCTGGGTGAAGAGAAATTCCAGGCGGGAATGCGACTGTATTTTGATCGTCATGACGGCAGCGCCGCCACCTGTGACGATTTTGTGCAGGCGATGGAGGACGCGTCCAGCGTCGATCTGTCCCAGTTCCGCCGCTGGTACAGCCAGTCCGGCACGCCGGTGGTGACGGTACGCGACGATTACGACGCCGCCACCCGTCAGTACCGCCTGCACGTCAGCCAGACGACGCCGGTCGGCGCCGATAAGCAACCCAAGCTGCCGCTGCATATCCCGCTGGATGTGGAATTGTACGATACCGAAGGGCTGGTGATCTCGCTGCGTCAGAAAGGGCAGAAGCTGGGTTCGGTGCTGAACGTGACCGAAGCGGAACAGACGTTCGTGTTTGACGATGTCCCCTGCCAGCCGGTGCCGTCGCTGCTGCGCGAATTCTCCGCGCCGGTAAAACTGAACTACCCCTGGAGCGATGAGCAACTGACGTTCCTGATGCGTCACGCCAGCAATGCGTTTTCCCGCTGGGACGCGGCTCAGAGTCTGCTGGCCAACTACATCCGCCTGAACGTGGCGCGTTATCAGCAGAAACAGCCGTTGTCGCTGCCGATGCACGTGGTGGATGCGTTCCGCGGCGTGCTGCTGGATGACCAACTGGATCCGATGCTGGCGTCTCAGATCCTGTCGCTGCCGAGCGAAAACGAAATGGCCGAACTGCTTGACGTCATCGATCCGGACGCTATCGCCGCGGTGCGTCAGTCGCTGGTGCAAACGCTGGCGCAGGAAATGGCGGATGAACTGCTGGCGGTATATCGCGCCAACAAACTGGCGTCCTACCGCGTTGATCAGCAGGATATGGGCAAACGTGCGCTGCGCAATGTGTGCCTGAGCTATCTGGCGTTTGCCGATCGCTCCCAGGCGGACGCGCTGGCGGCGGCGCAGTTTACCGATGCCGACAACATGACCGATTCGCTGGCGGCGATGGCGGCGGCTGTCGCTGCGCAACTGCCGAGCCGGGATACGCTGCTGGCGGCCTTTGACGAGCGCTGGCATCAGGATGGTCTGGTGATGGACAAATGGTTCGTCCTGCAGGCCAGCAGCCCGGCCAGCGACGTGTTGAACCGGGTGCGTGAATTGCTCAACCACCGTTCCTTCAGCCTGAACAACCCCAACCGTCTGCGTTCGCTGGTCGGCTCGTTCTGTGCGGGCAACCCGTCGGCGTTCCACGCGGTAGACGGCAGCGGCTATCAGTTCCTGACGGAGATGCTCAGCGATCTGAACACCCGCAACCCGCAGGTGGCTTCCCGCCTGATTGAACCGCTGATTCGCTTCAAGCGTTACGACAGCAACCGTCAGGCGCTGATGCGTCAGGCGCTGGAAACGCTGAAAGGGCTGGAAAACCTGTCCGGCGATCTGTTCGAGAAGATAACGAAAGCGCTGGGGGCGTAA
- the pncB gene encoding nicotinate phosphoribosyltransferase — protein MTLHTAPILTSLLDTDAYKLHMQQAVYHHYHDVHVAAEFRCRGDELLGCYADEIRAQVEAMSQLSLHDDEYAYLASLPFFKTDYLDWLKTFRFNPAQIRVSNHQGKLDIRITGPWREVILWEVPLLAVISEVVHRARTPGEHVAAALSQLHDTLARFRQHSADTDLSRFRLMDFGTRRRFSREVQHQIVRTLKAEFPYLIGTSNYDLARRLQLTPVGTQAHEWFQAHQQISPTLANSQRAALDAWLQEYPEQLGIALTDCITMDAFLRDFDRQFARRYQGLRHDSGDPIEWGEKAIAHYHALDIDPMSKTLVFSDNLNLEKTLHLYRHFGQRINVVFGIGTRLTCDIPGVKPLNIVIKLVECNGKPVAKLSDSPGKTICQDQAFVSALRKAFDLPRVKKAS, from the coding sequence ATGACTTTACACACTGCCCCGATACTGACCTCATTGCTGGATACCGACGCCTATAAACTGCATATGCAGCAAGCGGTCTACCATCACTATCATGATGTGCATGTGGCCGCTGAATTTCGCTGCCGCGGCGATGAGTTGTTAGGGTGCTATGCCGATGAGATCCGGGCGCAGGTAGAGGCCATGAGCCAACTGTCGCTGCATGACGATGAGTACGCCTACCTCGCTTCCCTGCCGTTTTTCAAAACCGACTATCTCGACTGGCTGAAAACCTTCCGCTTTAATCCGGCGCAAATCCGCGTCAGCAATCATCAGGGCAAGCTGGATATTCGTATCACCGGGCCGTGGCGCGAAGTGATTCTGTGGGAAGTGCCGCTGCTGGCGGTCATCAGTGAAGTGGTGCACCGCGCCCGCACGCCCGGCGAGCACGTCGCCGCCGCGCTCAGCCAGTTGCACGACACGCTGGCGCGTTTTCGCCAGCACAGCGCCGATACCGACCTCAGCCGTTTCAGACTGATGGATTTCGGCACCCGCCGTCGTTTCTCTCGTGAGGTTCAGCACCAGATCGTGCGGACTCTCAAGGCGGAGTTCCCTTATCTGATCGGCACCAGCAACTACGATCTGGCGCGACGCCTGCAACTGACGCCGGTCGGTACCCAGGCGCACGAATGGTTCCAGGCTCATCAGCAGATCAGCCCGACGCTGGCCAACAGTCAACGGGCCGCGCTGGACGCCTGGCTGCAGGAATATCCGGAGCAGCTCGGTATCGCGCTGACCGACTGCATCACCATGGACGCTTTCCTGCGCGACTTCGACCGGCAATTCGCCCGGCGCTATCAGGGATTACGGCATGACTCCGGCGACCCGATCGAATGGGGTGAAAAAGCCATCGCCCATTATCACGCGCTGGATATCGATCCGATGAGCAAAACGCTGGTGTTTTCCGATAACCTCAATCTGGAAAAAACGCTGCACCTTTACCGTCACTTCGGGCAACGCATCAACGTGGTCTTCGGTATCGGCACCCGCCTGACCTGCGATATCCCCGGCGTCAAACCGTTGAATATCGTCATCAAACTGGTGGAGTGCAACGGCAAACCGGTAGCCAAGCTGTCAGACAGCCCGGGAAAAACCATTTGCCAGGATCAGGCGTTCGTCAGCGCGCTGCGCAAGGCGTTTGATCTGCCGCGAGTGAAAAAAGCCTCCTGA
- a CDS encoding sulfonate ABC transporter substrate-binding protein, protein MLSRIKQAALTLLFSGALGVSALAHAASDPEQLRIGFQKGSVSLVLAKTHQLLEKQFPHTKISWIEFPAGPQMLEALNIGSIDVGSTGDIPPLFAQAAGADLVYIGVEPPKPKAEVILVKSDSPIKTVADLKGRKVAFQKGSSSHNLLLRNLQKAGLTFADIQPTYLTPADARAAFQQGNVDAWTIWDPYYSAALLQGGVRVLADGTDLNLTGSFYLASRRYAEQHGAFLQQLLNTLTQADALTISQRSQSVTLLANAMGLPEAVISTYFDHRPVTVIKPVDERTLQAQQHTADLFYENRLIPTRLDVASRIWRAPAAH, encoded by the coding sequence ATGTTGTCCCGGATTAAACAAGCCGCCCTGACACTGCTGTTCTCTGGCGCGCTCGGCGTGTCCGCTCTCGCCCACGCGGCCAGCGACCCTGAACAGTTGCGTATCGGTTTTCAGAAAGGTTCGGTCAGCCTGGTGCTGGCTAAGACCCATCAGTTGCTGGAAAAACAGTTCCCGCACACCAAAATCAGCTGGATTGAATTTCCAGCCGGGCCGCAAATGCTGGAAGCGCTGAACATCGGCAGCATCGATGTCGGCAGTACCGGCGATATCCCGCCGCTCTTCGCACAGGCCGCCGGCGCCGATCTGGTCTACATCGGTGTCGAACCGCCCAAACCTAAAGCCGAAGTGATTCTGGTCAAGAGCGACAGCCCGATCAAAACCGTCGCCGACCTGAAAGGCCGCAAGGTGGCGTTCCAGAAAGGATCCAGTTCCCACAACCTGCTGCTGCGCAATCTGCAGAAAGCAGGGCTGACATTCGCCGATATTCAGCCGACCTACCTGACGCCGGCCGACGCTCGCGCCGCATTCCAGCAGGGTAACGTTGATGCCTGGACCATCTGGGATCCCTACTATTCCGCCGCGCTGCTGCAAGGCGGCGTGCGGGTACTGGCCGACGGTACCGACCTGAATCTGACCGGTTCGTTTTACCTGGCGTCCCGCCGTTATGCCGAACAACACGGCGCTTTCCTGCAACAGTTACTCAATACGCTGACCCAGGCCGACGCCCTGACCATCAGCCAGCGTTCGCAAAGCGTTACGTTGCTGGCCAACGCCATGGGGTTGCCGGAAGCGGTTATCAGCACCTATTTCGATCATCGTCCGGTGACGGTGATCAAACCGGTGGATGAACGCACTCTGCAAGCGCAGCAGCACACCGCCGACCTGTTTTACGAAAACCGCCTGATTCCCACCAGGCTGGATGTCGCCAGCCGCATCTGGCGCGCCCCGGCAGCACACTAA
- the pyrD gene encoding quinone-dependent dihydroorotate dehydrogenase, with product MYPLIRKALFQLDPEQAHEFTLHQLRRITHTPFEWLVRQSVPTKPVTCMGLSFRNPLGLAAGLDKDGECIDALGAMGFGFIEVGTVTPRPQPGNDKPRLFRVVEAEGLINRMGFNNRGVDNLVENVKQSRFGGVLGINIGKNKDTPVEQGKDDYLICMDKVYSHAGYIAINISSPNTPGLRTLQYGDALDDLLQAVKNKQAELHAHYQKYVPVAVKIAPDLSEEELIQIADSLVRHNIDGVIATNTTLDRQLIQGLNHCGQTGGLSGRPLQSRSTEVIRRLSQELQGRLPIIGVGGIDSVVAAREKLAAGATLVQIYSGFIYRGPRLIKDIVTHI from the coding sequence ATGTATCCCCTCATTCGTAAAGCGTTATTCCAGCTCGACCCTGAACAGGCGCACGAGTTTACCCTGCATCAGCTGCGCCGCATTACCCACACTCCGTTTGAATGGTTGGTTCGCCAGTCGGTTCCCACCAAGCCGGTGACCTGCATGGGGCTGTCGTTCCGCAATCCGCTGGGGCTGGCCGCCGGGCTGGATAAGGACGGCGAGTGTATCGATGCGCTCGGCGCCATGGGGTTCGGCTTTATTGAAGTCGGCACCGTTACGCCGCGCCCGCAGCCGGGCAATGACAAGCCGCGTTTGTTCCGGGTGGTGGAAGCCGAAGGGCTGATCAACCGCATGGGCTTCAACAATCGCGGGGTGGATAATCTGGTGGAGAATGTCAAACAGTCGCGTTTTGGCGGCGTGCTTGGCATCAATATCGGCAAGAATAAAGACACGCCGGTGGAACAGGGAAAAGACGATTACCTGATTTGTATGGATAAGGTCTATTCCCATGCCGGTTATATTGCCATCAATATTTCCTCTCCCAATACGCCGGGATTACGCACGCTGCAATATGGCGATGCGCTGGATGATTTGTTACAGGCTGTAAAAAATAAACAGGCTGAGCTGCACGCCCATTATCAGAAATATGTGCCGGTCGCGGTAAAAATTGCGCCGGATCTTTCTGAAGAAGAATTGATCCAAATTGCCGACAGTCTGGTGCGCCATAATATCGATGGCGTGATCGCCACCAATACGACGTTGGATCGTCAATTGATCCAGGGGCTGAATCATTGCGGGCAAACCGGTGGATTAAGCGGGCGTCCATTGCAGTCGCGCAGCACCGAAGTGATTCGTCGTCTGTCGCAGGAATTGCAGGGGCGGTTGCCGATTATTGGCGTAGGCGGAATTGATTCGGTGGTCGCCGCCAGAGAAAAATTAGCTGCCGGGGCGACGCTGGTTCAGATTTATAGCGGATTTATTTATCGCGGACCGCGTCTGATTAAAGATATTGTTACCCATATCTGA
- the ssuC gene encoding aliphatic sulfonate ABC transporter permease SsuC: protein MRKTLTLITERLTPWLLPLLLVAVWQLASSVGWLSTRILPSPEAIAVTFWRLTRSGELWQHLSISTWRALIGFAIGGALGLALGFITGLSRTGERLLDTSVQMLRNVPHLALIPLVILWFGIEESAKIFLVALGTLFPVYLNTYHGIRNIDSGLLEMSRSYGLSGFRLFREVLLPGALPSIMVGVRFSLGLMWLTLIVAETISASSGIGYLAMNAREFLQTDVVVVAIILYALLGKLADVIALTLERIWLRWHPSWQLTEEHA from the coding sequence ATGCGCAAGACACTGACGCTTATTACCGAACGCCTGACGCCCTGGCTGCTGCCGCTGCTGCTGGTGGCGGTCTGGCAGCTCGCGTCCAGCGTCGGCTGGCTCTCCACCCGGATCCTGCCTTCGCCGGAAGCGATTGCCGTGACCTTCTGGCGGCTGACCCGCAGCGGTGAACTGTGGCAGCACCTCAGTATCAGTACCTGGCGTGCGCTGATCGGGTTTGCCATCGGCGGTGCGCTGGGGCTGGCGCTTGGCTTTATTACCGGGCTGTCCCGCACCGGCGAGCGCCTGCTGGACACCTCGGTGCAGATGCTGCGCAACGTGCCGCATCTGGCATTGATCCCACTGGTGATTCTGTGGTTCGGCATTGAAGAGAGCGCCAAGATCTTTCTGGTGGCGCTCGGCACCCTGTTCCCTGTCTACCTCAACACCTATCACGGCATCCGCAATATCGACAGCGGCCTGCTGGAAATGTCGCGCAGTTACGGCCTGTCCGGCTTCCGGCTGTTCCGCGAGGTGCTGCTGCCCGGCGCGCTGCCCTCGATCATGGTCGGCGTGCGTTTCTCGCTCGGCTTGATGTGGCTGACGCTGATCGTAGCGGAAACCATCTCCGCCAGTTCCGGCATCGGCTATCTGGCGATGAACGCCCGCGAATTTCTGCAAACCGATGTGGTGGTGGTGGCGATCATTCTGTACGCCCTGCTGGGCAAGCTGGCTGACGTCATCGCCCTGACGCTGGAACGCATCTGGCTGCGTTGGCACCCCAGTTGGCAATTAACGGAGGAACACGCATGA
- the ssuB gene encoding aliphatic sulfonates ABC transporter ATP-binding protein — protein sequence MTLDTTALNTAAPARLNAGTPLLINGVTKRYGQRTILHDVHLHIPAGQFVAVVGRSGCGKSTLLRLLAGLEHASGGELLAGRAPLHQARDDIRLMFQEARLLPWKRVLDNVGLGLRGEWRTAAHQALDAVGLSSRAADWPAALSGGQKQRVALARALIHRPGLLLLDEPLGALDALTRIEMQGLIESLWLQQGFTVLLVTHDVSEAVALADRVILIEEGRVGLDVAIDLPRPRRRGSARLAELEAQVLERILTPTVSRDAPHRSQAHA from the coding sequence ATGACTCTCGACACCACTGCGCTCAATACCGCTGCGCCGGCCCGCCTTAACGCCGGCACCCCGTTGCTGATCAACGGCGTCACCAAGCGCTATGGTCAGCGCACTATTCTGCATGACGTACACCTGCACATTCCGGCCGGTCAGTTCGTCGCCGTAGTCGGCCGCAGCGGCTGCGGTAAGAGCACCCTGCTGCGCCTGCTGGCTGGTCTGGAGCACGCCAGCGGCGGGGAATTGCTGGCCGGCCGCGCCCCGCTGCATCAGGCGCGCGACGATATCCGGCTGATGTTTCAGGAAGCACGGTTGTTGCCCTGGAAGCGGGTGCTCGACAACGTCGGACTGGGATTGCGCGGCGAATGGCGCACGGCTGCGCATCAGGCGCTGGACGCGGTCGGGCTGTCATCACGGGCCGCCGACTGGCCGGCCGCGCTGTCCGGCGGGCAAAAACAACGGGTGGCGCTGGCGCGCGCGCTGATCCATCGTCCCGGTCTGTTATTGCTGGATGAACCGCTTGGCGCGCTGGACGCGCTGACGCGTATCGAAATGCAGGGGCTGATCGAATCCCTATGGCTGCAACAGGGATTTACCGTACTGCTGGTGACCCACGACGTCAGCGAAGCCGTCGCGCTGGCCGACCGGGTGATCCTGATCGAAGAAGGCCGGGTCGGGCTGGATGTGGCGATTGACCTGCCGCGACCGCGTCGCCGCGGCTCCGCCCGGCTGGCCGAACTGGAAGCGCAGGTGCTGGAGCGGATTTTGACGCCAACCGTGTCCCGCGATGCACCGCACCGATCGCAGGCGCATGCCTGA
- a CDS encoding YcbX family protein: MIVLSRLFVHPVKSMRGIQLSQAMASASGLAFDRIFMITEPDGTFITARQFPQLVLFTPALTHDGVFLSAPDGRTCLVRFDDFAPATAPTEVWGNHFQARIAPEAVNRWLSDYLQRPVQLRWQGPEPSRRVKRRPDIPLGFADGYPFLLINDASFDDLRRRCSAGIRIEQFRPNLIVSGAEAYAEDSWQTVRVGEVVFDVTKPCSRCVLTTVSVERGRRHPSGEPLTTLQQYRTAENGDVDFGMNLIARNSGVIRAGDSVEILATKPPRPYGAGAATESLTPQASAVKAVQIAYQGQRFTGNNQQILLEQLEQQGIRVPYSCRAGLCGCCRLTLTDGEVSPLKASALGEDGTILACSCIPAGDIQLA; encoded by the coding sequence GTGATCGTGTTAAGTCGGCTTTTTGTTCACCCGGTCAAATCCATGCGCGGTATCCAGTTGTCGCAGGCGATGGCCAGCGCCAGCGGCCTGGCGTTTGACCGCATCTTCATGATCACCGAGCCCGATGGCACCTTCATTACCGCCCGCCAGTTTCCGCAACTGGTACTGTTCACGCCGGCGCTGACCCACGATGGCGTTTTCCTGTCCGCGCCCGACGGCCGGACATGCCTGGTGCGCTTTGACGATTTCGCCCCCGCTACCGCACCGACCGAAGTCTGGGGCAACCATTTTCAGGCCCGCATCGCGCCGGAAGCGGTTAACCGCTGGCTGAGCGATTATCTGCAGCGTCCGGTGCAACTGCGCTGGCAAGGACCGGAACCGTCGCGCCGCGTCAAACGCCGCCCGGATATTCCGCTGGGGTTTGCCGACGGCTACCCTTTCCTGCTGATCAACGACGCCTCATTCGACGATCTGCGCCGCCGTTGCAGCGCAGGCATCCGCATCGAGCAGTTCCGCCCTAATCTGATCGTCAGCGGCGCCGAGGCTTACGCCGAAGACAGCTGGCAGACCGTGCGGGTCGGCGAAGTAGTGTTCGATGTGACCAAACCCTGCAGCCGCTGCGTCCTGACCACGGTGAGCGTCGAACGCGGGCGCCGTCATCCGTCCGGCGAGCCGCTGACGACGCTGCAGCAATACCGTACGGCGGAAAACGGCGACGTAGATTTCGGCATGAATCTGATCGCCCGCAACAGCGGCGTCATTCGCGCCGGCGACAGCGTCGAGATCCTCGCCACCAAACCGCCGCGGCCTTATGGCGCGGGCGCCGCCACTGAAAGTTTGACGCCGCAGGCCAGCGCCGTCAAAGCGGTGCAGATCGCGTATCAGGGTCAGCGCTTTACCGGCAACAATCAGCAAATCCTGCTGGAACAGCTCGAACAACAGGGGATCCGCGTGCCCTATTCCTGCCGGGCCGGGCTGTGCGGTTGCTGTCGACTGACGTTGACCGATGGCGAAGTGTCGCCGCTGAAAGCCAGCGCGCTGGGCGAAGACGGGACGATTCTGGCGTGCAGTTGCATTCCGGCAGGAGATATCCAGTTAGCCTGA
- a CDS encoding cell division protein ZapC, producing MKLIPDDSWRWYFDTEQARLMLDLANGVVFRSRFSSSMLTPDAFMPSVFCVEDAALFFTYQEKCQALALSAEARAELVLNALVANRFLKPMMPKSWHFVAQGAVASSPQTGDQVSVQLNERPEAANFMVVEAGDKASLCVLAQEQLAISGKTMQLGDAIKIMHDRLRPVADKNDETSPHYAFAG from the coding sequence ATGAAATTAATCCCTGACGATAGCTGGCGCTGGTATTTCGATACCGAACAGGCGCGCCTGATGCTCGACTTGGCTAACGGCGTGGTATTCCGTTCCCGTTTTTCTTCCTCAATGCTGACGCCGGATGCCTTTATGCCGAGCGTGTTCTGCGTGGAGGATGCCGCGCTGTTTTTCACCTATCAGGAGAAATGCCAGGCGCTGGCGTTGTCCGCCGAAGCCCGGGCTGAGCTGGTGCTGAATGCGCTGGTGGCTAACCGTTTCCTGAAACCGATGATGCCGAAAAGCTGGCACTTTGTGGCTCAGGGCGCGGTCGCATCATCACCGCAAACCGGCGATCAGGTTAGCGTGCAGTTGAATGAACGCCCGGAGGCGGCGAATTTTATGGTGGTGGAAGCCGGGGATAAAGCCAGCCTGTGCGTGCTGGCGCAGGAGCAGTTGGCAATCAGCGGCAAGACCATGCAACTGGGCGACGCCATCAAAATCATGCATGACCGTCTGCGCCCTGTTGCGGATAAGAACGACGAAACATCGCCGCATTACGCTTTCGCCGGCTAA
- the ssuD gene encoding FMNH2-dependent alkanesulfonate monooxygenase — protein sequence MSLNIFWFLPTHGDGHYFGKGENARPVDYGYLQQIAQAADRLGFGGVLIPTGRSCEDSWLVASSLIPVTQRLRFLVALRPGIISPTLAARQAATLDRLSNGRALFNLVTGGDPDELAAEGLFLDHEARYEASAEFTRIWRRVLEGETVDYDGKHIQVKGAKLHYPPVQQPRPPLYFGGSSDAALDLAAEQVELYLTWGEPPAQVKEKLDSVRAKAAAQGRSVRFGIRLHVIVRETNEEAWQAANRLISRLDDDTIAQAQASLKRFDSVGQQRMVALHGGRRDKLEISPNLWAGIGLVRGGAGTALVGDPQTVAQRIQEYADLGIDTFVLSGYPHLEEAYKVGELLFPHLDVAVPEVPQPQPLRSQGEIVGNEFVPLLKAAQS from the coding sequence ATGAGTCTGAATATTTTCTGGTTCCTGCCCACTCACGGCGATGGGCACTACTTTGGCAAAGGCGAAAACGCTCGCCCGGTTGATTACGGTTACCTGCAACAGATCGCGCAAGCGGCGGACCGACTGGGTTTCGGCGGCGTGCTGATCCCTACCGGCCGTTCCTGCGAAGACTCCTGGCTGGTGGCGTCATCGCTGATCCCGGTCACCCAGCGTCTGCGTTTTCTGGTGGCGCTACGCCCCGGGATCATCTCGCCCACGCTGGCCGCCCGTCAGGCCGCCACGCTGGATCGGCTGTCCAACGGCCGGGCGCTGTTTAATCTGGTGACCGGCGGCGACCCGGACGAACTGGCCGCCGAAGGGCTGTTTCTCGATCATGAAGCACGCTATGAAGCGTCCGCCGAATTTACCCGTATCTGGCGGCGGGTGCTGGAAGGCGAAACCGTCGATTACGACGGCAAGCACATTCAGGTGAAAGGCGCCAAGCTGCACTACCCGCCGGTACAACAGCCGCGTCCGCCGCTCTACTTCGGCGGTTCATCCGACGCGGCGCTGGATCTGGCCGCCGAACAGGTAGAACTCTACCTCACCTGGGGCGAGCCGCCGGCGCAGGTAAAAGAAAAGCTGGATAGCGTACGGGCCAAAGCCGCCGCACAAGGGCGCAGCGTACGTTTCGGCATCCGCCTGCACGTCATTGTGCGCGAAACCAATGAAGAGGCCTGGCAGGCCGCCAACCGCCTGATCTCCCGGCTGGACGACGACACCATCGCTCAGGCGCAGGCATCGCTGAAACGTTTTGACTCGGTGGGCCAGCAACGCATGGTGGCGCTGCACGGCGGTCGCCGCGACAAGCTGGAGATCAGCCCCAACCTGTGGGCCGGCATCGGTCTGGTGCGCGGCGGTGCTGGCACCGCACTGGTGGGCGACCCGCAAACCGTGGCGCAACGCATTCAGGAATACGCCGATCTGGGCATCGATACGTTTGTTCTGTCCGGCTATCCGCATCTGGAGGAAGCCTACAAAGTGGGCGAACTGCTGTTTCCACATCTGGATGTGGCGGTACCGGAAGTGCCGCAACCGCAGCCTCTGCGTTCGCAAGGCGAAATCGTCGGCAACGAGTTTGTCCCGCTGCTGAAAGCGGCGCAGAGCTGA
- the ssuE gene encoding NADPH-dependent FMN reductase has translation MRVITLAGSPRYPSRSTALLHHAGKWLEAKGAEVLPWHLHNFPPEDLLNARFDSPALQTLNEQLASADGLLIATPIYKASFSGGLKALLDVLPERALEHKVVLPLSTAGSVAHMLAVDYSLKPVLNALKAQEILQGVFADDSQISHYDRTPIFSDALEARLQDALNIFFQALIRRQPEPLRQSA, from the coding sequence ATGCGCGTTATAACACTGGCAGGTAGCCCGCGTTACCCTTCCCGTTCAACCGCTTTATTGCATCACGCCGGAAAATGGCTGGAAGCCAAAGGCGCCGAGGTGTTGCCGTGGCACCTGCACAACTTTCCGCCGGAAGACCTGCTCAATGCCCGTTTCGACAGCCCAGCGCTGCAAACCCTGAATGAACAACTCGCCAGCGCCGACGGCCTGCTGATCGCCACCCCGATTTACAAAGCGTCGTTTTCCGGCGGCCTGAAAGCGCTGCTGGACGTGTTGCCGGAGCGAGCGCTGGAACACAAAGTGGTGCTGCCGCTGTCCACCGCCGGCTCCGTCGCCCACATGCTGGCTGTGGATTACAGCCTTAAACCGGTGCTGAACGCGCTGAAAGCACAGGAAATTCTGCAGGGCGTGTTCGCAGATGACAGCCAGATCAGCCACTACGACCGAACCCCGATCTTCAGCGATGCGCTGGAAGCCCGTCTGCAAGACGCCCTGAATATCTTCTTTCAGGCATTGATTCGCCGTCAGCCCGAACCCTTGCGTCAGAGCGCCTGA